In the genome of Hymenobacter taeanensis, one region contains:
- a CDS encoding 3-oxoacyl-ACP synthase III family protein — translation MYIHQVAAYLPAEIINNEHFTRLNGLSNEWITERTGIRARRKAAAGENTNTMALEATRRVLAAAPAFAAAEVDLIVGATYTPHDTIYTLAHAVQRELDISDIPVVSISSACSSLLNAIEIVEGYFALGKARRALVVVSEHNTAYNNELDTMAGHLWGDGAAALLLTPERLAPTDLDVRTVITGGAGNIGKADVSVTLKPVEKGIVMPFGKDVFINACQYMTRVTQQVLERNQLSVDDVRYLIPHQANLRITKNVLQQLGLPEDRAVSNIEELGNTGCAGAAIALADTWPSLQEGEYIVITVFGGGYSYGAMLLKR, via the coding sequence GTGTACATTCATCAGGTGGCGGCTTACTTGCCCGCCGAAATCATCAATAACGAGCACTTTACCCGCCTCAACGGGTTGTCAAACGAGTGGATCACCGAGCGCACTGGCATTCGGGCACGTCGGAAAGCTGCCGCCGGAGAAAATACCAACACCATGGCCCTGGAGGCCACCCGCCGCGTACTGGCCGCGGCCCCTGCTTTTGCCGCCGCTGAAGTAGACTTGATTGTAGGTGCCACCTACACCCCCCACGATACTATCTACACGCTGGCCCACGCTGTGCAGCGGGAGCTGGATATTTCTGACATACCCGTAGTCAGCATTTCATCGGCCTGCTCGTCGTTGCTGAATGCTATTGAAATTGTAGAAGGCTACTTTGCGCTGGGCAAGGCTCGCCGCGCCCTGGTGGTAGTGAGTGAGCATAACACCGCTTACAACAATGAACTCGATACGATGGCCGGCCACCTCTGGGGCGACGGTGCTGCGGCCCTCTTACTTACCCCTGAGCGCCTAGCCCCCACTGACCTGGATGTGCGGACCGTAATAACTGGTGGCGCTGGCAACATTGGCAAAGCCGATGTATCGGTGACGCTGAAACCGGTAGAGAAAGGTATTGTAATGCCCTTCGGGAAGGATGTATTCATCAATGCTTGCCAGTACATGACGCGCGTAACGCAGCAGGTGCTGGAGCGCAATCAGCTCAGCGTTGATGACGTCCGCTACCTGATTCCACACCAGGCGAATCTGCGCATTACCAAGAACGTGCTGCAACAGCTAGGCCTCCCCGAAGACCGGGCAGTGTCTAACATTGAGGAGCTTGGCAATACGGGCTGCGCCGGCGCTGCCATTGCCCTCGCCGACACCTGGCCTAGCCTGCAGGAAGGCGAGTACATTGTCATCACGGTGTTTGGCGGAGGCTACTCTTATGGAGCCATGCTGCTGAAGCGCTAG
- a CDS encoding head GIN domain-containing protein, translated as MKTLRILVPALLLVLFVLPGFRSRLADTRETRQVGAFTSLVLAGSPTVILRQGSPQKVEVEGDAEDLSHLETAVTNDGRLRIGSKRTSGNSSYRNRGSIKVYVTMPTIKGLIVSGSGNIRATEAVKADNLNLTVSGSGGIELVSLTADKINTAVSGSGNIDIAGVAPTQDISVSGSGNVKASKLRSEVCHVAISGSGNCRLMATKGLDASIVGSGDVYVMGSPKISSSVIGSGRIHRE; from the coding sequence ATGAAAACGCTTCGTATCCTCGTGCCTGCGCTGCTGCTTGTGTTGTTTGTGCTGCCCGGCTTCCGGTCGCGGCTGGCAGACACGCGCGAAACCCGCCAGGTAGGCGCATTTACTTCGCTAGTCTTAGCGGGCTCTCCTACCGTTATTCTGCGCCAGGGTAGCCCCCAGAAGGTAGAAGTGGAAGGCGACGCCGAAGACTTAAGCCACCTCGAAACAGCCGTGACCAATGACGGGCGCCTGCGCATCGGGTCCAAACGCACCAGCGGCAACTCATCATACCGCAACCGGGGCTCCATCAAGGTATACGTGACCATGCCCACCATCAAAGGGCTTATTGTAAGCGGCTCCGGTAACATTAGAGCCACTGAGGCAGTGAAGGCCGACAACCTCAACCTGACCGTGAGCGGCTCGGGCGGTATTGAGTTGGTAAGCCTGACGGCCGATAAAATCAACACGGCCGTTTCGGGCTCGGGCAATATTGACATTGCGGGCGTGGCTCCTACCCAAGACATTAGTGTGAGCGGCTCGGGCAATGTGAAAGCCAGCAAACTACGGAGCGAGGTCTGCCACGTTGCCATCAGCGGCTCGGGCAACTGCCGCCTTATGGCTACTAAGGGCCTAGATGCCAGCATTGTGGGTTCCGGCGACGTATACGTGATGGGCAGCCCTAAAATCAGCAGCTCCGTTATTGGCAGCGGCCGCATTCACCGCGAGTAA